In the genome of Nitratireductor sp. GISD-1A_MAKvit, the window CGCCGACGCGCAGCGTTTCGGCCGCAGCCGGAAACGCCATCGCACTGGCGAGAAGCGTGGATATGAGCAGCTTGTTCATGTCAGTTCCCTCTTTCTTGTTTGTTCGTTTGTCAGGCGGCCTTGCCCGGCCCGAGATACGCCTCGATGACCGCCGGGTTCTCCCGGATGGCGGCCGGGGCGCCATCCGCAATAAGCTTTCCTTCGTTGAGCACGACGATGCGGTCGCACAGTTCGTTGATCAGTTTCAGATCATGATCGACGAGCACCACGCCGAGGCCGAGATCGGCGGAAAGCACCTTCAGCCGCTCGATCAGATCGTCGGTCTCCTCGCGGTTCATGCCGGCTGCCGGTTCGTCGAGCAGAAGCAGCGTCGGCTCGCAGGCGAGCGCGCGCGCAATCTCGACCCGCCGCTGCTCGCCGTAAGAGAGCGTCCCCGCATCCTCGCCGGCGCGTTCCTCGATGCCGAGGCGCGCAAGGGCGGCACCCGCACGTTCCTCCGCATTCTTCCCGCCATGGGTGGAAAGGGCCGCTGCCAGTACGTTCTGATAAACCGTCAGCGTCGGAAACAGGCGGATGTTCTGGAAGGTACGGGCGATGCCCGCATCGGCGATCTTCTCCGAGGCAACGCCGGTGAGAGACTTCGCCCCCAGCACCACGTCGCCTTCGGTCGGCTTCAGCACGCCGGAAATGATGTTCAAAAGCGTCGTCTTGCCCGAACCATTGGGGCCGATAAGGCCCAGGATCTCGCCCGGATTGACCGAGATGCTCACATCGTCCACCGCGCGCAGACCGCCGAACTGCATCGACACATGCTCGACCTTCAGACGGTCGTCGCTCGTGCGTCTCCCAAGTGCCTCGGCCTTCCCCCGTCTGGGCCTGAACGGGAAGACACGCTCTTCCCATTCCTTCAACCCCATCACGCCTTCCGACATGCGGAACATGGCGAATAGGATGAGCAGGCCGATGCCGATCTGCGTCGTGCCGAAAACGGACGGCAGCTCGAAACCGCCAATAGTCATTCCGCTTTCAAAGCGGCGCAGAATTTCGGTGATCACCGTGATCAGGATCGTACCGGAAATTGCACCGGTCACGGTGGTCATGCCGCCGACGATCAGCATCGCCAGAAGCAGGAACGTGTCGTGGAAATAGAATTTCTTGGGGCTGAAAGCGCCAAGGAAATGCGCGATCAGCGCGCCCGAGAGCGCCATGATGGCGGCGCTCAGAACCCATGAGACAAGGCGCTCGCGCTGCACATTGATGCCAACGGCCTTCGCCGCAATGGCGTTCTCACGGCCCGCCCTCAAGCGCAGGCCCGAAAGGGAATCGCGATACCAGCGCGCCGCGATCAGCGCGATCACACAGGCCACCGCGGCGATGATCAGCGTCGTGTCGCGCGGAACGCCGAAAAAGGACTGCGCGCCGCGCGTCACATCGCGCCAGCCGATGATCACGCCATGCACGATCACCAGAAGCCCGAGCGTCGCAATCGAGGCGGCAGAGCCTTCCAGCCTGCCGATGGCAATGCCGATCAGAAGCGCAATCACCGCTGTGACCAGAACCGCAACGATGATGGCGGGGATGAGCGAGAGTTCGGTGGCCGCAAGCCAGTCCGGCAGACCACGCAGCGTCGCCATTTTCAGCCCCGCCGGCAGCGTCAGAAGGCCCGATACATAGGCGCCGATGCCCATGAAGGCGACATGGCCGAAACTCAGGATTCCGCTGTTTCCGCTATAGACGCCAATGCCCGTCACCGCGATCAGCGAGATGAAGAAAACGGTCAGCACACGCTCGGCAGCGGCACCGAAAAGCCCGGCAACAACAACGCCCGCCACCGCCAGAACGATAATGGCAACAGCCGCTGCAATGAAATGCTGGCGCGATGACGTGAACATGAATTCCCCTTTTGCTCCCGTCCTCTAGCTTTGATATAATTTTTTCATAGTCAACCAGAAATTTTCATATTGACTTATGATTTTCAAAATCGTCTGTTTCGGAGGGAGGGGAATTCAATGCAAGTCAGACAAAGGCTGGAGAACCTGTCGAGCGAGCTCACGGCGACCGAACGGAAGCTGTGCACCGCGCTTTTGCTCGACTATCCCTATGCGGGTCTGGACACGATCCAGGACCTCGCCGCGAAGACCGGCACCTCTTCGCCATCCATTTCGCGCTTCGTCACCAAGCTCGGTTTTCAGGGCTATCAGGATTTCCAGCGTCATCTGATCGACGAAATCCGCCAGTCGAACCGCTCCCCGCTCGACCTCCATGTGGGCGACCGGGCGATCCAGGGCGATTATCTGGAGGATTTCGTTGCCCGCGCCGTCAATCTCATTTCGGCCTCGGCAACCGCCATCACCAGCGCCCAGTTCGAGCGGGTGTGCGATCTTCTGGGCGATGAAAAGCGCAACGTATATCTGATCGGCGGTCGCATCAGCGATGCCATCGCGCTCTATGTTTCACGTCATCTGCGCCAGGTGCGCAGCGGTGTGTTCCACCTGCCGGCCGACCCGGAAATCTGGCCCGAATACATGCTGCGCATGCGCTCGAAAGACGTGCTTTTCATCGTCGATTACCGCCGATACCAGCGCAATCTGGCCGAGCTTGCCCGGCGCACAAAAGCGCAGAGCGGCGTGCAGATCGTTGTTTTGACCGACAAGTGGATGTCGCCCGCCGCCAACCACGCCAACGAGGTCTTCGCCACCCCCATCGAAAGCGGCACCGTCTGGGACAGCTATTCGGGCGCCATGGTGCTGATGGAGGCGATGCTCACCCGCATTGCCGAAGCAAACTGGGACAAAACCCGCAAACGCATCGAAGCCTGGGACTCGCTCCGCTTCGATCATGGAGCACGCGACGATGATCAGTAATCCCTTGATGTTTGCCGCCACCTCGGATTTTTCCGGCGTGACGCGCGGCAAGGCCTTTCCGTTGAAGGAACTGGAAAAGCGCTTCCGTCAGGGCGTTGGCTGGACGCCCACCAATGTGCAGATCACCTGTTTCGACACGATTGCCGAAAGCCCGTTCGGCTCCTTTGGCGATTTGATCCTCGTGCCGGATGCAGACACCGCCGTCACGCTCGATCTCGAAGATGGCGGCCCGGTCGAGCGCTTCGTGCTCGGCGACATCCTCCATCTC includes:
- a CDS encoding ATP-binding cassette domain-containing protein, which translates into the protein MFTSSRQHFIAAAVAIIVLAVAGVVVAGLFGAAAERVLTVFFISLIAVTGIGVYSGNSGILSFGHVAFMGIGAYVSGLLTLPAGLKMATLRGLPDWLAATELSLIPAIIVAVLVTAVIALLIGIAIGRLEGSAASIATLGLLVIVHGVIIGWRDVTRGAQSFFGVPRDTTLIIAAVACVIALIAARWYRDSLSGLRLRAGRENAIAAKAVGINVQRERLVSWVLSAAIMALSGALIAHFLGAFSPKKFYFHDTFLLLAMLIVGGMTTVTGAISGTILITVITEILRRFESGMTIGGFELPSVFGTTQIGIGLLILFAMFRMSEGVMGLKEWEERVFPFRPRRGKAEALGRRTSDDRLKVEHVSMQFGGLRAVDDVSISVNPGEILGLIGPNGSGKTTLLNIISGVLKPTEGDVVLGAKSLTGVASEKIADAGIARTFQNIRLFPTLTVYQNVLAAALSTHGGKNAEERAGAALARLGIEERAGEDAGTLSYGEQRRVEIARALACEPTLLLLDEPAAGMNREETDDLIERLKVLSADLGLGVVLVDHDLKLINELCDRIVVLNEGKLIADGAPAAIRENPAVIEAYLGPGKAA
- a CDS encoding MurR/RpiR family transcriptional regulator is translated as MQVRQRLENLSSELTATERKLCTALLLDYPYAGLDTIQDLAAKTGTSSPSISRFVTKLGFQGYQDFQRHLIDEIRQSNRSPLDLHVGDRAIQGDYLEDFVARAVNLISASATAITSAQFERVCDLLGDEKRNVYLIGGRISDAIALYVSRHLRQVRSGVFHLPADPEIWPEYMLRMRSKDVLFIVDYRRYQRNLAELARRTKAQSGVQIVVLTDKWMSPAANHANEVFATPIESGTVWDSYSGAMVLMEAMLTRIAEANWDKTRKRIEAWDSLRFDHGARDDDQ